The nucleotide window CAGTTGTGGATCAAAGTTGGTGAGAGAAATAGATTATAATACCTCTTTAGTTTACAGTTGTAGAAGCCATACGATCTTATTTTTGTTGTCCCGTCCTTTGATCTTTTTATAGTAAACAATCAAAAACTTCTATCAATAACTTTTCCAATGCAGGTAGTAAAATGGAAAAATTAGAACTCCCAAATTATATTGTTGTATAATTTTGAATAATACCTATGTGCAACACTTCATGTAAAAGTCCGTCTTCCTCATACATTTGACAAACTTGCAAACAATTAGTCCAGCCACCTGGTATCTTTGAAGATGCTGTACAGTAAGAGTGCAATCCTAAAAATCTCAaacatgaaattttttaatcaaATCTGTAAGTCGTTTAgcattttattcataactaactaactaacatAATatacacaaaaaagaaaattacttgAAATTGCAACTGTCCTAGCGGCAAATGAACCAAATTAATCTGAATAAAAAAAACCCCATTAACTAAAGGTTCTCACTTCTCACTGTACAAAAAATGACAAAGAGGAACCAGTTCTAACTATTTTGAGACCCAAACAATAAGTTGCAAACTTTCAACAGCTAAATAATGAATATTAAAATCAAAAGTCtcatgaggcatttcctttaaAGATTCCCAGTTCTCAACCCACCAATTTGTTAGGCAACACACTGATAAGATCCAACTGGGTGGATGCCTATTTTCTGCATCTTTACACTCTAGGGCAAGAGAAACCTGCCAGTCCTTAAACAAATTAGGACACTCTTGTGGATCGGCCAATGACTCTGCTGTGTTTTTATTGACCTGCCatattgcaaattaaaagtacAAAATTAAAAGTACTTGGAATAGCCAAATATATGAAAAAATCTTCCTTGCTTCAATTCAATTGTCGATAAAGTAGAAGACAtaacaattttcatttggtatGACTTCTACATCTCATATATACATTTCACTTGAAAGAAAAGCATCATGTTCATGAATCAAGAAAAACACTACAAAAGTCTAACCCTGTTCAGGTCATTTCTCCAAATTGAAACAATCTCTGAAACCTTGCTTGGCAGGTAAGATCGTGCTATCAAAGCTGCTTCATGTATCCGTCCACTGTAATGAAAGATAACGAAACCCTATAAAGTAGACCACAAACGGTATATATATATGGGGTCTTTGCCATGCAAATGGTTTGTTCCACTTCTTTTCTCCAGTTCCCAAATCTATAGATACGATCGTAATAAAACATACATGGCCCTCACACAGTGCAGCCCCCTAGCAATCTAACAAGGAGAGATTTAtgtcaaaagagaaaaagaaaaagagcttTAAATGCGAGTTGTTTGGTGTGGTTTtcgttttctcttcttctcttatGGACAAAGCATACACCTATCCATCCATCTTCCCtttatgtataaatatatatacacacacatatattcacacacacatctatacacacatatatttatatacacgGACAACATTGAGTTCAATCCAAATCTATAGTCCTAACAATGTACTTAACACATCAAAGACATAAATCCAATGTAGCTTCAAATTTCATGTTGTTTAGTTGCCTTCTTAATTGTTGCTTTGGAAAAGCAAACATAGAGCAATAAAAGATAAGTTTCTCATATGCCCAATTACAATTTTCCTTCTGTTTAGGTGCCTTAATTTGTAAGGcaagcctatatatatatgtatatctatatatatatatattgttgagagttatatattagttaaagtgtaaatagtagtttattgtcctacattggtgaagtacatatgtaataccaattgtaacccctatatatatatttcactttggagattaatgaatatataaaaaattcccaaatattgtcatacatatttttggtatttaccatgtttagtttaatatgacatcagagcagttcgctcttggtgacctgtgtgctttaattttgtgcccacCTTTGTCGTGATTTCcttcgttgaaaaaaaaaagaaacaaaaaagagatgAATAGTGTCACATTACAGTACAACGCTTTGCTACAGTACATGAACATTGGTTTGCTTTGTGAACAGTGATCCTCTACAGTGCTTTAAACAGTAATTGCTACAGTCGTGATTTTGGTACAGTGTCATGAATAGTGATTTTTCTACAGTGTtctggtaaattgttttcattctgCTACTTATcttttgtacctttattgttcgtgatttagttcaatggctcaatataatcatagtgttgttatgTATCTTGGTGGAACAAACAAATGGATAATTGATATTGGGGCCACTGATCATGTGACGAGTGACCCTAGTGTGTTTGATGATTTATGTGACTATGTTCGTGATCCGTATATTACAAGTGCAAATGGAGCACCTTCCCCTGTGAAGGGTGAAGACACTATCTCTCTTACTCCGACCTTATCATTGGTTTGTGCTTTATTTGTTCCTGatgttaagtgcaatcttttgtcaataggaaaacttcttgataccttatattgttctgctcatttctaccctacgtattgttattttttgactatggaggatactgttgtttccggttcaaataatcatcaagttttaagaGCTAGAGTGGATGACAGACATCGAATTTGATTGTTGCATCGATGATTATGACATCCATCGTTCAGTTATATGAaacatctatttccttctttatttcgcacttgtagtgattcagagttcaagtgtgaaacatgtgtcatagctaagagtcatcgtgcttcctTTCCCGTAAGTGATTGTAAAgctactttgccatttgatttgatacattctgatgtgtggggtccggcgaaagttacttctaatggatttcgttggtttgttacttttattgatgattttatTCGGTTAACTTGagtgttcttgatgaagaataagagtgatgttccgttgcttcttcaagaattttgtacaatggtgtctactcagtttcagaccaaagttaaggtcttTAGGTCTAATAACggaggagaatatgtgaatcacaaTTTGACATGTTTTTTTcgtgatcatggtattattcaccagacgactactccgtttaaaccctaacaaaatggtgtgtccgaatagaagaatcgtcaaataatgtaggttgctcgctccttgatgttggataaatgtgttcctaaACATTTATGGGATCATGTTGTTTTGGTTGCTGTTTATTTGATCAATCATGTTCCaagtagggttcttgatttttagacaccgcttgatgtgctacaaaaacatgtttctcttgtttATGTATCAAAGATTCCTCTGAAAGTGTTTGTGTGTATTgcgtatgtgcatgtctactctcatcaACGAggtaaacttgatgcatgtgctctcctatgtgtctttattgggtatgctaacaataaaaaaggctataagtgttatcatcctccgactcaaaaaacttatattaccatggatgtcaccttCTACGAGGAAGTTTCGTATTTTGTGAAGCCATCTTCCAACTCTCTACTTCAAGAGGAGAGGGGGAGTGAAGTGCAGATTCGAAGAGATGGTATGAATGATGTGTTACAAGCAGAGTTGGGAACATAACCTATTATGTTGCATGATACTGATCAGTCGGCTACAGATAGTGATCGGTCACCTATCATTCCCGAAACTATTTCTATTGACGACAGATCAGATGTGCCCAGCGAGTTGCTTGTTAGTATGTCTGACGAATTACCTTCTGATGATCGGTTGCCTGCTGTTGGTATGTCTAACGAGTTGCCTGatgatgattcttctaacagtttggtacaagatggtggcatacatgaAGTAAATTCTGAtgattcttctacttatcagttACCTCAACGAGCTAatcgtggaaaacctaaagtacaatatgaaCCTGATATGCATGCCAACGCCAAATATCTTATCAataattatgtgtctactcatcctttgtccaaaccatatgcatcttacatatgtcagctatctagtgtatcaattccaacaaaattgcaagatgctttgtctgaccctaagtgggttagtgccatgaaagttgagatggaagctttggaaagGAATTCTACTTAagatttggttcctttaccaaaCGAGAAGAAAGCTGTTGGATGTAGATGTGTGTTCACTATTAAGCACATAGCAGATAGTTCTATTGACCGGTATAAAgccagattagttgctaaaggttATACTTAAACTTATAGGGTGGACTATCATGAGACttttgctcctgttgccaaacttaatactgtgtgtgttcttctgtccttagcagcaaaccaggattggccactgttgcagtttgatgttaagaatgctttcCCCCATGGTGATTTTAAAGAGGAAGTTtatatggatctcccacctggtatcggaacatctcctggaaaatgtgttgtatgcaggttacgaaaggctttgtatggtttgaaataatctcctagagcgtggtttgagaggtttacaagttcaatgaagaagtttgggtatatcTAGAGTCATTCAGAacatactttgtttctaaagcgacaaaatggtaagctaattgcattgattatttatgttaatgacatgatagtgactggtgatgatcagaaggagatacaacgccttcaaaagtataagatgaaagaattgggtgaattgaagtattttcttggaatcgaggttgaacgatccaagcatggtatttttctgtctcaacggaagtatgttcttgatttgttaactgaaacaggtatgttagattgcaaacctgttaacactccgattgagcagaatcatcgtttgggcttatttccagatcaagttcctactcataaggaacagcatcagaggcttgtggggagattaatttatttgtttcacACTCGCCTTGACGttgcttatgcagttagtgtggtaagtcagtttatgcattcaCCCAGTGAAGCTCAAATGGATGTAGTAACccgtattttgaggtacttgaagatgACTTCTGGTAGAGACTTGGTTTTCTCCAAGATTGGTCATTTGAATGTCAAAGggtatacagatgcagattgggcatgTTTTATCACTGATTGGCAATCTACATCTGTATACTTTACAtttgtgggtggtaatttagttacttggagaagcaagaaacaaaaagtggtggctaagtcaagtgcagaagctgagtttTGTGGTATGTTTtatggtgtatgtgagttgttgtggttgaaaaaattgttgagagattttgggtttaaacccaaaggtgctatgaaacttcattgtgataacaaggtTGCTATTAAAATTGCTCATAATCTAGTGCAACATcatcgaacaaaacatgtggagattgatcgacatttcatcaaggaaaaattggatgttgaaattattatgtttccgttGTGGGATATGAATATCAACTTGCTGATGTTCTTACTAAGACTGTATCTAatagtgtgttttccaactcgcttgacaagttgggcatgcgtgacatctttacactaacttgagggggagtgttgcgagttatatattagttaaagtgtaaatagtagtttattgtcccacattggtgaagtacatatgtaataccaattgtaactcctatatatactccgctttggagattaatgaatatataagaaattcccaaatattgtcatatatatttttggtatttaccatgttttgtttcatatatatatatatattaataatgtAAAAAGAGGTATTCAGAACTGCTTTACAATTCTATCCTATTCTAGTTACAACTTCCTATAATTATTGTAAAAGTATTAGAGAAAAAAGCATTCCCAAGTGCACTCAGAGTCTAGTCCAAGTCAAGCCATAAAGAACGTTGTATATTAATATGAACACAGTCATTGGCCAATATCAATTTAATCAGAATTTTTTGTGTAAGCAACAATGTCAGGAGCAAAAATCAGAAGAAATCATCATAGAAGCTGTACCCCCTTGTAAAATGAACATAACAAAGTTCAGAATCCCAGAGAATTATAGCATTGAACAATATAGGCAACAGAGGGGATGAACCAGTAACAGTGAAAGCATACTATTAGTGTTTTGCcataaagaagaataaaaacaaacaaatcatACCATAGTGCCTTTGAAAGGTAATCTCTTTTCACATCAGAGTACTCATCGTTCAACTAAACAATGCATAGAGGGGGAAAAACAACATATCACATACCAATGCAATCAAAGAATCTAAGATTGTAAAGAACTGAATGAAAACATAATGGAAGCAGCAGCCCACAAATCATTTAAGAAACAGGGGCAGAGCAAGCAGACATTCAAACAGAACCCTTATTATCCGTTGTCTAGGGCAACCAAACAAAACCCAACAAATCTCCTCAAATTACAAATGGgagctttttttttaaggtgatttgttggtttttattttgaaGCCAAATCAGTTGGGAAtttgagaaaaatgaaaaacccaaaGCTAACTAAATCCAAAAACAACAATCCACAATGAAAGTGAAACTTGGGGAGTTGAAATACCAAAAACCCACCTAATTCAAAACCTAAGTAAAACCCTCAATTAAACCCCAACTACAAACCTGAATTAAACCTTcaattaaactcctaattaaactATTAATAAACCCAAGTTGATTAATCAATCAGGAAAGATAAAAATACAAAAGGAGGTTTAAGAGGTGTACCTGTAGTGAGTGAGTGGGCGAGTGATGCTGCGACTGTGAGAGGCTGATAAGAACACGGATATGGGATCGAAGAAGATCAAGGATCTGCAACAATGGCGCTGAGATCCCCGCTCTtccctttccttctctctctatctccctctctccttttcCCTCTCATATTGATCTCTATCTCCATCATCATGGCCTTTCAATTGTGAAACCCTCAACGAGCGATCCTTACTCCTCCCTCTCCCACTCTTTCTTTCGCGctgtctccctctccctctccctatcCCTTATCTCTCTCCCTTCGtgcctctcttctctctctgctcGCTTGGTCTTTCTCTCCCAACGGTATGGTCTCACCGAGTCCCACTGCAGCTCATAAAGAAAGGAAATGAGAGTTCCTAACCCACCCAACCTGTTCGAAACCCTACAGACTAAAGTGACCATCGCACCCCCGCCTTTCCACGATCATCAACACATGGCATGAAGGTCAACGGCAGAAAGAGTCAGTGGTAGCCTCGTAAATAAAGCGAAATTCGGCTCCAAAAACTATTCATTTACATAGTGCAATTGAAAAGCCTTCTTTAGAATAAAGTAATATGAATTTACATCCTCTACTAGAATATTGAACAGAAATTCATAATAAAGCAAAGCCCATCTGTAGTTGCCCCCATTATTACTCACAAATGAAACCACTCAATGAGCCACCCTATTACATCGCTGAGGCACATATAAAAACTCAATAAACTCCATTTGCATAGCTAGCTGTTGCATATCAAATATAATGCTATCAATCATAATATTAGCATCCTTCTTACCCTTAAGCATGaaattcaaattgcttgaatcATATTCTATGATCACACTATTGCTTGAATCATATtatgtatattttatttttcaaaattatggttgataatgaaaatgaaatatcAGTCCTCGTTTTCTtataataaaaagtaaaaaccagtCCTAAAAATGGTTTAGACTTCCTGGATTGTTGACCCCATTTTTGAAGTGACATATTTGGTCTACAAACCCATAGACCATCCCAGGCCTCAGCCCCACGGGGCCCACATTCCATCCCTAAAGTCATATTTCGATGGAGAAAGTTTCAAAAGCCAGAAaatggcttttcgttaaaacttatTTCGAATTGATGATTCTGCTAAATTTTATAGAACTCTTCTTCGTACTAGTATTTGGCCAAAGAGTCATTAGATTAGCCAAATATAGCCATCTTTTTAGCTTATTTTTTTTCGGCTCAACTCTTCAGCTgtaataattgattcaaatttaatggctaaatttgaaaatataaattaacaaataaatttaaagtataaacttaaaactaataaattctTGAGGAGCTATGTTTAGCCTTTTAGTTTGGAGACAGTATATGAATATAACCtgacattatttatttaaaaataatttttgcacAGCTATAATACACTATTTTTAGACCTTTCAATTAGAGATGACTTTAACTAGCCTACCAGTTTGACTTTGTTCCTGAATAATTTGGATCTGGAGAAAATCCCCAATAAATAAAGACTTGGGATTAACACATGGCAAATCCAAGTAATCATACAATGTGAACATTAAATTATGTTCAACACCTCTCCAGATGTTTTCACATAGCAAGATTCATTCAACTACATAAACACTGTTAGGTGTGTACTGTGTATTTGAACTCCAAATTGTTAATCTCGAAAATAATAATTGAGTAAACCATAAGGTTTTGGCTACTTACTACTTCCTAAACCAAGTTACTAAAGGTCAACCTTAACATCTAAGTCAATCCTAAAGTATTAAGTTGACATCCAAACATTAAGTGATCACCGATTAAGCAAATGATTAGGGCTTAATGCCTTCACATTGCCACATTAACCAATTTAGAACATGAGTATTTTTTATCCCAATGTTACAAGTTAAAAAAAGAGTGAGAATGCAACGGCCTCGTAGCTCGAACGTTAAAGAATAAATTTACACTGAAGTCCATGTTTCCCATTCTTTAATATCACTTGCATATAAAAGTGTAAAATAACTTTTTAAATGTGTCAATAACATTTTGTAGAAAATCTATAATTAGGCGTTTgaataaaggattttaaaattttaagaaaCGTAGACTAAATTTGTTAGTAATGAACAAGAATTTTTTTATAGACTTGAAAAATAGCTAAGATGCAATTTGAAGGACATTTGTAATGTTTTAATAATAGCTTTGAAATGCTATTTTAACATTGATTTTAAAGTTGCATGAAACAGTAAAGTTCTTCTCCGAACATACCATAAATATttaagaaatgctaaggagacttcTCCCAACATGCCATAAAAAGTTGAGAAATACTAAGGAGATTTTTTTAAAGTATAACTCTTTATAGACTTTCTGTCACTCCAtagtttaatattaattttcgtgctaatattataaaatattatatagtAAACAGAAAGTGacagaaaattcataaaaagttTCACATATTTTAGAGAGAatctttagcatttctctaaaAAGTTTTCAGTGATTGGGAACTAAGGAATGGTTTCAAATTCTTTAACCATTGACATAATTACTTGCTTTCAttgcatgcatgcttacacATATGCCAACTTGAACCAAACTAAAAATTTAACGCGCCATCTTCAAAATTAACCCTTGAAATTATTAGCCATCTGCATacacaaaataattaaattaaaccacCGCTTTAAATCCAAACATCTTTTAGTTAAAACATTTTAACTTTTCAATTGTTTATAGCACCAATATAGAAAACTACTACCTAACAAGATGTATCCTGTATACTGAATATTCCAACACAAACCTAAACTTTTTGACCTTAATTAGAAGGATTTGTATACCATGAGTATACTGTTACAGTAGCGTTTTGTGCCAATAATACAATGATATGTTAGTTTTACTTCCCATATCTTTATATTATTGACACAAACATCCTTATCGAGGTAAGCAATAAGACATCTAGAAAAATCACTATAAAgtctcatttttgttttttgaaagaCCATTGATTTGAAGTCTTAgtcataaaaaacaaatattaaaatggTAAACTGATTTGGGGACTCTTAAGGGTACCACTGCAAACATATTAAATAAGTTCACAcatcaaaaaaattattgtattcaCAATTCTAAAGTTATATAAAGCgcccaaaaagcttcacttcCTTGTCATGTGCAAAACCAAAAGCTCACCGGTCCTCTCAGAAAATATTTGCAGCTCTGTTTCAATCCTACGATCTGATTTGAACGTATTCGTGCACCATCCATAGCGTTTTCAGAAAACGCAGTGTTTTCTCAGTAACCATGGATTATCTGAAGATTTCAAGCATCCAATCTGCAAACCTGTTCAGTTTCAACCAATCCCACAAAGTGATCAAGTTTTTTCTCTCAGTCTCACTGTTTTCAGTCTTACTCTCCTACTCTTCTTTGATCCCTTTTTCTCTCCACTCTTTCAATTCCTTCACATCTTCTGTAAAAAATTTCAGCTACACTTTTGATAAGAAATACGTGTTTTTGCTTTGCAATGGACTTCTGGTGATCATTGTGAAGAACTCTGGTCTCGTTGGAACTTCTCCACGGGAGAGCTCTAATCTCAACAATAAAGAACATGTTCCCAAGAGTATCGAATCCGGGCGAAAAGCAGCTGAATTGGCAGAAACTAAGGTAACAGAAGCACCACAAGCTAAGGAAGAAGTTGGCAACGTCGAAATGGAACAAACGAAAGTAAGAGAACATGAAATATTGAcctcagaggaagaagagaaagggGTTTTGATTACAGTAGAGGACGAAGATGAATGCTGcagaaacaattttgttctggTGGACGATCATGATTTGTATGAAGAGGAAGGGATTGAAGTGCTGAGTGCGGAGGAGTTGAACAAGAAGTGTGATGATTTTATTAGGAGAATGAAAGAAGGAATTAAACTTGAAGCCCAACAACAGTCAATCACGTTTTAATATTGTCggtgagaataaaagaactAAGTTTTGTTAATTCTAGAAGACTACTTTCTTTGTGACTTgatggattttttttgttattgtttCTTCTGTATTATTGTTTGAATTGTGTATAAATACCATCCAATAATCTATTTTACCCTCATATGAATCAACGATGCAATTTAAGCTGAAATGTGTTCGCTTATAGGACTTGAAATGTGATGTTGAAACTATAATATGGTGTTTATACTAAACTTTGCTCTACTGGTCCGTGTAATTAAGGTCATTGCATGAATTGATATTTTTCCTAGACATGACTACACGTCTAATTTTGTTTAACATGTTATCATAGCTCTTTGCCGTCTTATGTATGTCTATCTATCCATGTGTAAGACGAACTTATAATAGTGAGTTTCAGTTGATATAGATTGTTAACCTATTTCCATAACAATTTTAATCTTTTGGGGATTAGTAATTCTCTAAGAAACTTACCTTTAATAGTAAATGGCTGATATTCcgtaaaattaaaatcaaattgtgTGAAGCAAATCGAGTTCCccattaaaataacaaaaatgatATTCTTACTATTTATGTGTACtatcatttgtatcatctctttAATAGAGATGTAACTCACATGCGTTGACGACTTTATCTCTATTAAAGAGAACATTACTCTTAAAATAAATGGTTGGAGATTGGAAAAGGACTTGGAAAgtatacatacacatacatacatacgtatatatatatacatacacatacatacataagtatatatatatatacatacatatatatatatatatatatatatatatatatatatatatatatttcccgGTACACATTCTAAGTTGAAAGTTGCaacaaataaccaaaagttagCAATCGGTCAAAAAATCCTagagaggatcctcgccggttttttttttgtgaggatctcgggaatcctccaatcacattcgttcatcgtacattataCAGTTAGTTTTCGTCAAGTATTGAttgattatttaaataaaaaaattacaataatttctaACTGAACGATATACGAATGTGATTTGAGGATTCccagaatcctcacaaaaaggatcctgCGAGAATCCTCTTCATTTAGATACATGAAAAAGGTATAAAGTTGCATtcagaaaagttaaaaaaaaacaaatataataaaaaaagatgGCTCTAGGGTTTAGAATGGCCTTGCTCCGTGGCCGCCAAGGCGACGTAGCTTATTGGGGTGGTTTGATGGATTCTGTTGGGAATCCTTCTCCTCCCCAATGCTTGGATAATATGATTTAATTCGTTGTGAAAATTGTGTAGGAATGATAATTAATAGGGCTGTAGATGATTCAGGGGGTGTTAAGTCTAAATTTGATAATTGGATTAAGGTATTGATCTGGCTAATTAGGCTTGTACTTTCGTCTTGTTGGAATGATGATTGTTTTAAGTTAATTGCTGTGCTGATTTGGTTTATGCAATCTCCTCTCGGGAAGTTGTTTCGTCTCAGTAGGTCTTGGAAGGTGTGTGACCTTCGATCAGGAGGGGTTTTTAGGCGTGATGGGTGTCTCAAGCAAGTAGTTGGGGTTATTCCTATAGAGTTTAGTAGGGTTTGTACGTTAGTCATTGGACTACCGTTTGCTTGTGTGTGAGGTTTAACAGAGAGGATCCTcgtcggattctctttgtgaggatttcagAAATCTTCCaatcatatccgttcatcgtatatcgtgtgatcagttttcgtcaggtacgatttatattcaatttttaataaaaaaattaataatgatttctgaccgcacgatgtacaatgaacggatgTAATTTTAAGATCcccggatcctcacaaagaggatacAACGAGAATCGTCACTCATGGTTTAAAAGTTGATGGAGCTTGGTTTTTTTATCTATTTCTTGTGCCTGGTATAATGATTGGTTTTGGTTGTGGCGTGATACTCTTTCATGTTGGTGTATTCGAGATTATTTTATTCTATTTCGGCAACTGTTTTGGTTTTTCGACATGCTTTGGATACCCATTGCGCAGGAGCACCAATCGATTTCCTTGCTCCTTAATTATTAGCTACTCTAGACCTTTTAAGTGTTCTATGTTACTCTTTACTGAGATGCTTGTTCTTCTTCGACGGTTGGATCCCCTTGATATCTTATATATATTGAGTGAATTGTATAGTTTTCCATTCATCTATTTTCTTATGCTTCTATTTCCTTCTTATTATCACTATGGAAAACTCTCAGTTCCTTGGATCCCCCTGATATTGTTCTATATATTGAGTTAATTGTTTACTGTCCCACTCATCTGCCCTTCACCTTTTCTTGTGCTTCTATTTCCTTCTTATTATCCCTATGGCAAACTCTCAGTTCCTTGCTTCCAGCTCCTCACAATTCATTCAAAGGACCTTGGATTTTTTATAACCAACACATTCCTAGATGGATAGATCCCTTCCCTATTTCTGAACCTGAGGAATAACCTATGGTTGTTGAGAAAGACCTGGGTACCTTCAGTATGGAGCGAGGTGTCACTAGGGTCAATACTAGCTTTTGTTCTTTGTTCTTCTCTAGATGTTGAACATATGCAGAGTCGGGTTTAGATGAGCAAAATGTTTGGGCAACATACGAAGGCTCAGGACATTAGATGGAAGTTAGGAATGCTTTGGAAGAATGATGTGAAGAACACTTATTACCTGAATCACTTTGGTAGAAGGTGGTTTGTCTTGGAGTTAACTGATGTGGAGGATTTGGAGTTTGTTTTGGAGAATTAGCCTTGGTACGTTTGTGGCCAAATTTTCCATCTGGAGAGTTTGACTACCCAGTTTAGTGATATGGATGCAATCAACAATCTAGTTGTGTGGGCGAGATTGCCTAGAGTGTTTGCTCAGTATAAGGAGGTGGATATCATTAAGGTTAT belongs to Malus sylvestris chromosome 17, drMalSylv7.2, whole genome shotgun sequence and includes:
- the LOC126609940 gene encoding uncharacterized protein LOC126609940; the protein is MDYLKISSIQSANLFSFNQSHKVIKFFLSVSLFSVLLSYSSLIPFSLHSFNSFTSSVKNFSYTFDKKYVFLLCNGLLVIIVKNSGLVGTSPRESSNLNNKEHVPKSIESGRKAAELAETKVTEAPQAKEEVGNVEMEQTKVREHEILTSEEEEKGVLITVEDEDECCRNNFVLVDDHDLYEEEGIEVLSAEELNKKCDDFIRRMKEGIKLEAQQQSITF